The DNA segment TCAATTTCTTTTTTCACTAAAAAACCAGCAGCAGATGGTAAATGTTCACTAACTCCTACGTTTGAAGCATGAGCTCTGTGAGCTGTACCAAATGCATCATTGATGAATACTTCCCCTAATGAAGCTAATTCTTTAGCAAATTCAGGGTCGTTTTTCTTTTCTTCTTTTCTGAATCTAGTGTTTTGTAATAAAACTACATCGCCTACATTCATGTTTTCAACTGCTTTTTTAGCATTTTCTCCTACTACTTCGTCGTCTGCAGCAAAAACTACTTCTTTTTCTAATAGCTCTGATAATCTTTTAGCCACTGGCTCTAAGCTAAATTCAGGCTTTGGCTCTCCCTTTGGTCTTCCTAAGTGAGACATTAAAATAACTTTTCCGCCTTCTTCAATGATATGCTTTATAGTTGGAAGTGCACTTCTTATTCTTCTATCGTCAGTAATTTCACCATTATCGTTCATAGGAATGTTAAAATCACATCTAACTAAAACTCTTTTATCTTTTAATTCCATATCAGTAATTGACTTTTTATTTAACATTAGAATCACCCCTTAATCAAAATATAACACATATATAAGTGTTTAGGCATAAAAAGGGAGAAGCCGGTTAAGTAGCTCTGCTACAAAACCGGACTCCTTTTATTTTTGAGAATTAAAGTCCCTTTTTAGCTATATATTTAATTAGGTCAACAACTCTTGTTGAGTAACCCCACTCATTGTCGTACCAAGAAACAACTTTTACCATGTTTCCGATAGCCATAGTAGAAAGTCCATCTACTATTGAAGAATGTGGGTCTTTTCTGTAGTCAACAGACACAAGTGGCTCTTCTGAGTATCCTAAAATTCCTTTTAATTCTCCTTCTGCTGCTTCTTTTAATGCTTGGTTAACTTCTTCAGTAGTAACTTCTTTTTCCACCTCGAAAGTAACGTCTACAACTGAAACAGTTGGAGTAGGAACTCTCATAGCCATTCCGTTTAATTTTCCTTTTAATTCAGGTAATACTAATGCAACTGCTTTAGCAGCTCCAGTAGTTGTTGGAATAATTGATTCTGCTGCAGCTCTTGCTCTTCTTAAATCCTTTTTATGAGGAGCGTCTAATATTCTTTGGTCATTAGTATACGAGTGAACAGTAGTCATTAAACCTTTTTTGATACCAAATTTTTCTAATATAACTTTAGCTACAGGAGCTAAACAGTTTGTAGTACAAGAAGCATTTGAAATTACGTGGTGATTAGCTGGGTTATATTCTTCTTCATTTACTCCCATAACCACAGTTACGTCTTCGTTTTTAGCTGGTGCACTGATTACAACTTTTTTAGCTCCAGCCTTAATGTGTTTTTCAGCTTTTTCTTTATCTCTGAAGATTCCAGTTGATTCTACAACAACGTCTACTCCTAATTCTCCCCATGGTAAGTTTTCTGGGTCTCTTTCGCTAGTCACTTTTATTTTTTTACCATTTATTACTATGTACTCACCTTCTACTTCTACAGTTCCTTCGAACTTTCCAAAGCATGAATCATATTTGAATAAGTGTGCTAAATCTTCTGGGTTAGCTAAGTCATTGATTGCTACTACCTCAAATTCAGTTACTCCACTTTCAACAGCTGATCTTAAAACATTTCTACCAATTCTTCCAAAACCATTAATACCAACTTTAATTGCCATTAAAAAAACCTCCTTAATTTTTTATTTATATTTAGTGCTACTTTTATGTAGCTAATTAATTAACTCAATAATTTTCCTAGCTGCCCCTTCATCTGTTACAAGGGTCATATCTTTTTTCAGTGCACATATCGCCACAATTGCTTTTGCCTTTCTAGCTCCACCTGCTACTCCTATCACATTGTTAACTTTTTCAAAATCAACTAGTGACAAGCCAACTGTATTTGATTCCCAAATTATTTCACCTTTTGTATTAAAATAATGTCCAAAAGCCTCTGCTACAGCACCTTTTTCCTTCAGCTCTTTAATTAGCACATTTGATAACT comes from the Caldisalinibacter kiritimatiensis genome and includes:
- the gap gene encoding type I glyceraldehyde-3-phosphate dehydrogenase; its protein translation is MAIKVGINGFGRIGRNVLRSAVESGVTEFEVVAINDLANPEDLAHLFKYDSCFGKFEGTVEVEGEYIVINGKKIKVTSERDPENLPWGELGVDVVVESTGIFRDKEKAEKHIKAGAKKVVISAPAKNEDVTVVMGVNEEEYNPANHHVISNASCTTNCLAPVAKVILEKFGIKKGLMTTVHSYTNDQRILDAPHKKDLRRARAAAESIIPTTTGAAKAVALVLPELKGKLNGMAMRVPTPTVSVVDVTFEVEKEVTTEEVNQALKEAAEGELKGILGYSEEPLVSVDYRKDPHSSIVDGLSTMAIGNMVKVVSWYDNEWGYSTRVVDLIKYIAKKGL